The genomic segment cttgtcaactATTCTGATacttaaaaaaattctttctaatgtctctatggctcatttggacactcgatTTTCACTTGTgtttcctagtgcgtgtgccctttgtgttaaataatctatctttatctaccctatcaattcccttgagaatcttgtatgtggtgatcatgtcccaacgaactcttctgtcttccagcaacgggatatttaatttccgtagtctctcctcgtagctcatgcccctcagttcgggggcatgagccacacacacacatatggtccAAAAGATGgaccatatatgtgtgtgtgtgtgtgtgtgtgtgtgtgtgtgtgtgtgtgtgtgtgttttctctgTTGGTAAGTCTGTGTGTcaatctctgtgtctgtctgtatatctatttgtgtgtgtttatctCTATGTCAATCTCTGTGTTTATATCTATGTATGTCTGTATGATTATCTCTGTATACCAAATACTTCTTGTCTATCAATAAGtttatctgtgtgtgtctgtatgttttATCTCTGTGACTCTGTGTAATTATTATCATCTATGTATCTACCTATACTTACCTCTGTGCGCCTGCGAATATATTTTCCAATGTGAGTATAGATGTGTTGACCTTTTTAGGTCTTTAAAAATGCATACCTGTGTATGTCTATATGATTGAATAGAactgtatgtatgcatatatacCTCTATGTCTGTTCACATTTCTACTAGTACTGCATGTCTGTGAATGTCAGTGTTAAGTGTGTTCGTGTAATACACGATAACTTTTAATTTCGTGTCTTTTGAACAGCTTCACCTTCCCCGACGGCACGCCAGCTTTGATCGTCTACCAGGCTGATGAGAACGGCTTCCAGCCACAGTCTGACTTGATCCCGACGCCCCACCCGCTACCCGCCCACGTCCACGAGCTCATCCGCATTGCTGAGGAGCAGCGCGCTCAGGGCATCGTCTTCGAGAAATAGGTCCGACGATGACCCGCAGCTTGACCCATAATTCTATGTTACTGACGTTCCTATATACATAAAAAACTTGTCCATAATTCTGAGACGCCCACTCAGCGTGTCAGGACTATGGGGATAGTCTGTTGTTATTTAACATATCGAGAATAAATAtagtttttataaatgttttttTGGCGTTTAATTACCTTTTAGCCGATGTTTTTTGATTAGTATGGCATGCAGATTGGTGCCAGGTGTGCTATCCTGATGGAACTCCAGCTACCTCTGCCCATGCCCTGCCCTACCTCATTACCCATTCAATCCCTTCCTCTCCGCTCCCTACCTCCTTACACGCTTCTTCAATCTATCCTTTCACCCCGTTCCTGGTCTGTTCCCCTTCTACTTCCTTTCACTCCTACTACCCCTTACTCCCCTCCCCCATTCCAGCCCCCTGAGCCTCACTGAggcacccctcctcccccttccatgatgttcctctctctctcaccctcgccAGATGACCCTTTGTTTTTCTCCTCAATGTTTTCCATTCACTTTTTCTACTACTTTTGTATCTCTGCGTCAACTCACTGCTACGGTTTCTTTTATATTATGTTGCAGAGGAGTTGATTGACATGTCAATTTCGGTAACGCATGTTTTGCTATTCATTTTCATCTTTCGTCTTAAATTTGATTCCTACCTTAAGAGTTTTCATTGAAGTTAAAAATCAGGAATAAATGAATGACTTCTTTCGAAACTGAATATTGTGATATACTTATATATTAGGTCTATCTGCTGTTTTTTGTTGAACAATCCTCTTCCGCACATCTAAATGAACCCAACCACATCTTCTCAACTTCCTAAACAAACCGGTATATCttcattcctcctcctcccctccccccctctccttattcaaaCCTGTGACTTTATGCCTCCATCCTTCCTTACGCAAACCCGTGTATTAGCACACCTCCCTCCCCTATGCAAATCGGCGTCTCTTCatacctctctctcacacatacatAAACAGATGCTACATCATCCGGGTATTAGTATTCTCTTCTGGCGTATATATCCGCCATCCAGTAGTGCACGAGGCCTGCCATTCATTTCCTTACATTCTTAAACATCCTACAAGCCCTTCCTTGGACAGCATTTTCCCTCAATCTATCCATTCACTCTCCTCTACAACCACACTCCTCCGCTCCCCCACTCCATCACATGCTCACGCATCCCTTCCCTCTTACTCCGCCACctcgcctgatagctgagtggacagcgcttcggattcataatcctgaggttccgggttcgatccccggtgtaggCGGAAACCAATGGggtagattttctttcaccctgatgctcctgttatctagcagtaaataggtcctttgagttagacagctggtacgggctgcatcctaggagtatataacaaaaaggaggcctagtcgaggaccgagccgcagggacgcttagccccgaaatcatctcaagatatctacCTTATCATACTCCTCTCTTCTACACCTTTCCATTTTAAACGTCCCCACCTCCACCCCTTCCTTCAAGATCTCCACCTCCACCCCATCCTCCAACATCACCTCCATCCCATCCTTCAATATCTCCACCTTCATCCCATCCTCCAAGCTCCACCTCCACCCCACCCTCCAAGATCTCCACCTCCACCCTACCCTCCAAGATCACCACCCCCATCCTCCAAGATCTCCACCTCCATCCCATCCTCCAAGCTCCATCTCCTTCCCATCCTCCAAGACCTTCATCTCCACCGATCTCCACTTCATCCTCCAAGATCTCCACCTCCACACCATCCTCCAACATATCCACCTCCAacctccaccccctcctccactctACACCCCCTCCAACATCTAATTGCCGTGTTTTCCTATGACGTCATTATAAAAGTGGCTGAAACTCTGACAGCGTTCTCAGCATCTGGTCCTCAGGAGCTGCCACTGGGCGGCACCTCAGGTTCTCTCCAAAGCCATGGGTGTCATCAAGGTCTCTCCCTAAAACCTCTCCAAAAGTGATGCAATCTCCTACAAGCCACCAATCATTGATCTAGTAAAAGCCATCTTAGGGAAGAAAGTCGCTTACTTGAAGAAACTGTTGAACAGCATTGTAGACAGCGATGCTCACGGACCACAATTAGTCACTCGTCTATTGTGGTCGTACATGCCACAGTAAGACCATAATAGATGCGTGACACATTCTGATAATTGTTTGCCAGTAAAAACTCCTCGACCTTTCACTGGACGACTTTCATTTTTTAACAAACTCCTCTGCCAGTCAAAAATCCTTCCAGAGGATCGGGTATCCGTGAAAGGTACACATCCCAGCCCTCACTGTGAGCTCCAGTCAGTGGGATGGTCTTGCAACCCTTGAACCAAGACCTCTATCGTCACAGTTTGAAAGGAATCTAACTGGAATCAACTCTATAGCTGAGAAAGGGATTGAAGCTATGCTTTTTTTAGACTAAACATCTAAAATAGGAGATCGCCTGCCTCACTGCCGTGAGAGCCTCACACTTTAATGACTTTATAATTTGTATACATATCAGCAATTGGAGTTACATCTTGGCAACAAATTTTCTCTGTTGCAATAATGTCTGCCTCACTGCCCCTATCCCACTGCGTAAAAGTGTATTTGAAGCTGGGAAATAATCGAGCAATTCACCTTGCTTGGCTTGAACAATGGAGATTGCAAGGAAAGGCATCCGATACGTTCGGATGCCTTTCCGAACAATGGAgagtgctcctggtagtatgggctcgagctacttctggggtgtgaattttcagttgcatatatgcctgacgaccattcaggcttatttgcatttgtgttcctcacgtgtgccccccaaaatgaggtgatttgataaaatactaagcCCACGATTACCATCAGAGAGCCGGCGGGATGATgatgaattagcctcggctaccatcatcttttttccggtcgtgatggtcgagtggttaaggtgtcctgtacaccagttgcagagtgctcctggaagtatggtttcgagtcacttatgaggtgtgagttttcagttatatatatatatatatatatatatatatatatatatatatatatatatatatatatatatatatatatatatatatatatatatatacatctggtGCATCTGCGGAATCTGGTGCATCTGCGCATCcgcaggtgcatctgcggaactgcgatggcagaccaatatggtcgtcatggtctggtatgtcgtaaatcacagggtaaaatcgcaagacatgaagaagtcaacgacatcatcaagaggagcctcgccacagcccgctgcccggcacaaagagaaccacacttatccagacctaacgaccctcagaagcgccctgatggggtcaccttgctaccttggaaggatggtaagcaagtggtatgggactacacgtgcgctgccacactggccagtacctacctccactacagcacacgtgaaagcggtggtgctgcttctttcagggaatcgcagaaaattattaaatacagaggtctagcacactgctacagctttgttccgatcggctcggagaccctcggttcgtggggaaaatgtgcattgaagttcctgaaggaattgggggacaaattgatcagcgctacaaaagaccagagagcaaaaagtttcttgttccagcgcctcagtgttgcgattcagaggggaaatgcctgttgcgtcttgggcactagtccaacttcagaggaattcgaagaagtgtttgacttgcaacaatgatcgaacccgtctgtgacattcatcaatgtttcccattgttgtgtttttcaagagatccataacctttaagcacctttttgcattattatttttgtatcaacccatgtatatcttgtaaccatcaaatgcataataaagcacaaaaaataaaaaaggaagggggtggtaggagaaaagcacacagaaactgtattggaggggatctaaacattccctctaatgcgttatgcgtggtttcctccgaggctatgggtcccccttcttccagctagaggtggtactcccttccatatttatatatatatatatatatatatatatatatatatatatatatatatatatatatatatatatatatatatatattattataagaattatataagaattattaatcttactttttcggtcatatttaataatatatatatatatatatatatatatatatatatatatatatatatatatatatatatatatatatatatatacatatatatatatatatatatatatatatatatatatatatatatatatatatttatatatatatatatatatatatatatatatatatatatgtatatatatatgtatatatatatattatatatatatatatatatataaatataaatataaatatatatatatatatatatatatataaatatatatatataaatatatatatatatatatatatatatatatatatatatatatatatatatatatatatatatatatatattaaaaattaaattgactttataaattaaatatgaaattaaatatgactttagcttacacatacacaactgaatagaacttacacgtcttcgatttgtttatatctacatttgagtgaggtggatggggtgaggtggtactaatagggtattaaattcctaaacacaagacagaacacgaaacaatgagtattgaatggaagtgatttgtagaaagcctattggtccatatttcttgatgcttctatattggagcggagtcttgaggtgggtagaatatagttgtgcattaattggctgttgattgctggtgttgacttcttgatgtgtagagcctcgcagacgtcaagccgcctgctattgctgtatctgtcgatgatttctgtgttgtttactaggatttctctggcgatggtttggttgtgggaagagattatatgttccttaatggagccctgttgcttatgcatcgttaaacgcctagaaagagatgttgttgtcttgcctatatactgttttttttggagcttacagtccccaagagggcatttgaaggcatagacgacgttggtctcttttaaagcgttcttctttgtgtctggagagtttctcatgagtaggctggccgtttttctggtttatagtaaatcgtcagttgtgtcttctgatttttgtctgtagggataacgtttctactgacaatatctttcaggaccctttcctccgttttatttgtttgtttcgtttcgccagtctgtacgtgggtgtgggtatctggctgatgattggccgaagtgggtttccaagcttgtgtgtcttgacatttccatacgcatatccaggtttatattccccaataatctttggcaggtggagtccagatttcttggcgttcacagtttcgatcaatttgttgacctttgctttcagttcggctgtagtgtccgtcgttaccctttggaatttagtttggtcagagagtatgaggttcattttcgccagatattcgtcttttttaagaatgacgtatattggcgacttgtcgcctcttctgacaactatctccttgttctcacgaaggctcttagctgccgctttgagctcgtggGACAGTATGGTACTTCTGTAGTtgactcgattctttcctccttccgcaataagttctgcttgtaaggtatctttggtggtgaccttcttttgtgcttcgaggtcgaatatgtcgtccaacagaatttccaactgcactttccgggccatctcactcggtctggacataacgtggcagtttatacccagatttaggagagtgacttggtcctcagtgaggttgattcctgcaaggttcaggaagccatctcttggtcgtggaattgccataggtcctccatataacgttgttagtttcttgattatccttgtttcagtgctgaggtgatgtcggtctgtgaggatgtcgaggtgctgttcaatgcgagtacggagactttcgtcgatgttgttgtttctccattcgtttgtggcctgaagtagttgcgctttgttatctttgatttcattttctgccttgtatatctgatcacgaatcagatcttggcgatattttatcgtgaaggcttgattccttgctgctgggtcgtgcgttttaatattagtatattttggtagtagtctttcctgtagacatataatattaaatatgaccgaaaaagtaagattaataattctaacacgaattttctctatctttcttatgtttcttttcactgttgatggtaattcaaagatcaattctccaaaattcaattttatttctagtctgacgcgacacttgagcgcgtttcgtaaaacttattacattttcaaagactttagtttacaaacacacaactgaaactgaatagagcttacacatcttcgaggtttatatctacatttgggtgaggtggatgaggtgaaaaacgaactttcaacaatgggtattcaatgggtattaaattccaacacaagacagaccgcttctgattggtgaattgacatctgcacctctgcacttctagcgccatctacatagccgatgacggagcctgtaccagccattgaattcagaatatcctgtgctctcaaagctgacacaaccatctgatatacgctcttgtcctggtgaggtttCCTGtatagtgagagaaagagagagagagagagagagagagagagagagagagagagagagagagagagagagagagagagagagagagagagagagagagagagagagagagagagagacagagagagacagagacagagagagagagagagagagagagagagagagagagagagagagagagagagagagagagagagagagagagagagagagagagagagagagagagagagagagagagagagagagagagagagagagagagagagagagagagagagagagagagagagagagagagagagagagagagtcacggTTGCAAGTTGGAGTGATAGtggacaataacaataacaataagggGATTTGAGAGTTCATCCCTCAGTAAGGAGGGATGTAACGCACATGTGACTCgtaacgacacatatatatatatggcactcgCAATAACACAAGGAAACACATGAACCGAGCAGAAGATTACACCTGTGTTCGCCCCTATCTTCCACCTTCTAATGCATTTGCTACTGGAATTTGCAAAACAATGAACCACGGAAGCACTTGAGCACACAAGCTGAGCGCACACAAACATGTAcccttttctgcccccccccttccttacccCTTCACTCCGACTGTTCGCTCAATCAagcccttcaccaccctcttcCCCTCAGCTCCCATCTTCCTCACTAGCTTGGGTACTATTGAATAGGAataaaccggaaaaggttttttATTTATagttgctaataaaacctaacctaacagtcTTAGACCCAACACACGCTATCTGAtgcctaatatagtatatatatgtgctatAATAGGCCTAGTAACATTCTAGTTTGGTTTTAAAAAAAAATTCGGACTCTATAAAGTGATTAGTATCAAATTCTGCTATTTaactgtccattacgtcaatataggcCTACTCACCTCTTTGCAAGCTGCTGCCTACCCACCTCCATTCAAGCTGCTGCCTACCCACCTCCATCCAAGCTGCTGCCTACCCACCTCCATCCAAGCTGCTGCCTACCCACCTCCACCCAAGCTGCTGCCTACCCACCTCCATCCAACCTGCTGCCTACCCACCTCCATCCAACCTGCTGCCTACCCACCTCCATCCATGCTGCTGCTTACCCACCTCCATCCAAGCTGCTGCCTACCCACCTCCATCCAAGCTGCTGCCTACCCACCTCCATCCAAGCTGCTGCCTACCCACCTCCACCCAAGCTGCTGCCTACCCACCTCCATCCAACCTGCTGCCTACCCACCTCCATCCAACCTGCTGCCTACCCACCTCCATCCATGCTGCTGCTTACCCACCTCCATCCAAGCTGCTGCCTACCCACCTCCATCCAAGCTGCTGCCTACCCACCTCCATCCAAGCTGCTGCCTACCCACCTCCATCCAAGCTGCTGCCAACCCACCTCCATCCAAGCTGCTGCCTACCCACCTCCATCCAAGTTGCTGCCTATACACATCTCCAACCATGTTGCTGCCTATCCCATTCGCATACTGCAGAGGGTATCCCCACTCCTGCTGCTACCCTGTTGCTGACAACCGgtgctctccacccccccccactctcgcCTGTCTCTCCCCACTTATCCCCTGGTTCCTCCTAGCCCCATCCCCAGAACCTTCCTCTTCACTCCATAAAATCTCCTCACTCACAAAATATTCTCTCACAGCATATATTCCAGCCTCTCCCTAGATACACCAATGTCGTATCCCACCCTCTACCTGATCTTTGGCACCCACGGCCCAGTCTATCCCATCCACTACCTGATCTATGCCACCCACGGCCCAGTCTATCCCACCCACGGCCCTGTCTATCCCACCCACGGCCCAGTCTATCCCGTCCAATTCTCCCATTACATGCCCAGGCCTTCTTTCCAAGAATGGCACACAGGTATGTAGTGCCAACGCCCGCTTATATGTCCTCTTAAGCGCCTACCTAAGTAAACATTGGGTTATCCTAGGCGCATACACGCCTACCTCGGCCCATGCCAGCctccccacgcccacacacgcctACTGGCGTCCATATCAGACTTCCCAAGCCTATCCATACCTAGCCACTTCTCTACTGACGTCCTCTAGCTTCAGGACCAGGACTCTCTAACCTTCAAAACCTGTACTAAGGTGAAGGATGGCATCTCACCCTCTTGGTCGCATTCAGGTGCACACCTGACCTTCCTCTGCACACCTGACACTTATCTAACCTTCCTCTGCACACTAATATGTCTGGTCCACACAGCTCGTTGCACTACAGGGGTATTCAATAATAACCCCCTGTCTCTTAATGTTCAAC from the Procambarus clarkii isolate CNS0578487 chromosome 69, FALCON_Pclarkii_2.0, whole genome shotgun sequence genome contains:
- the LOC138355903 gene encoding ctenidin-1-like, coding for MLEDGVEVEILEDEVEIGGDEGLGGWEGDGAWRMGWRWRSWRMGVVILEGRVEVEILEGGVEVELGGWDEGGDIEGWDGGDVGGWGGGGDLEGRGGGGDV